The following is a genomic window from Parabacteroides johnsonii DSM 18315.
ATACCTTTATTTAATTGTCAATTCTCTTCTTGTAGATGGTTAAACAACCGTCCGGACAAACTAACCCGCAACTTGCACAGCCGATACAATCATCGGGGTTTTTCATGTACACATAATGGTATCCCTTGTTGTTTACTTCACGCGGGTGCAATTCGAGTACATCCGACGGGCAGGCTACTACGCAAAGGTTACATCCCTTGCATCGCTCTGTGTTTACAACAACAGCTCCTTTTATCTTCGCCATAATTTATTATATTTAAAAACTAATGTAACACTAACTATCTCATTTGCGACTGCCAAAGGTAGTAAAAACTTTACAGAAAGAATCTTTTTTACTTTAATTAGTATGAAGTTGTTACTTCCGGCAGCCTTTTAGAATCGCCACGAGTCAAGGCGACACCTGTTTTGTGGCGACGGGAATCAGGCGGACGGGACTGTTAAGTCCTGATGGCATCGGCTCCCATTTGTCGTATTGTTTCTGCTGATAATTCAGGTCGACCATGTTGATCTCCTTGAAAATTCGCCATGTTGTTTTTCTCCGGTCGTAATCGGCAATCCTGTTTGCGGGCAGGTTGGTCACATCCACATCGATCCTGTTGACTCCCGGCTCCAGATATTTTCCGACTTTCAAGCGGAAAGGAACTGCCCAGACTGTTCCTACCGATTGGCCGTTGATGTAGACACGTGCACTTTCCCGTACATCCCCCAGGTCCAGTATCCAGTCGTCGGCTGTCATTTCGGGTAGTCTGAACGTCAGGCTATACCGTCCGGTCGCCATGTTTCGTCGTGCGTCCGGATGATCGAGCGTGGTCCAGGAGACAGGATGGTCTATCATGAATGTCTCCGGAATGGCCGGTTCGCTTTCAGGAAAGCTTAAAGTCCAGCCATGGTCCAGACCGATGCTGAGAGGCTGTTCATGTATATAATTCCAGGCCGGGCAATCGGGTGTCTTTTCGGTGAAAGTCTGCAAGATAAGCGATCCTCCGGATGGTATTTGCAGGTAAACCTCTGTTTTTCCTTTCTGCCGGCGGATGCGTGCGGCGCCTCGCTCCTTCGTCATCGGATCGAAAAGGATGGCGGCATTGGCCTGAACACCCAGTGGAATCCAGCCGTCGACCCCTTTTTTCTGCAAAGAGGCGATAAAGTAATGGTATCCGGTCGCATTCGAGCGACGGATGCATTGCAGGCCGAATCGGGTTTTCATCTCT
Proteins encoded in this region:
- a CDS encoding 4Fe-4S dicluster domain-containing protein, whose amino-acid sequence is MAKIKGAVVVNTERCKGCNLCVVACPSDVLELHPREVNNKGYHYVYMKNPDDCIGCASCGLVCPDGCLTIYKKRIDN